The Desulfovibrio sp. genome contains the following window.
ATCTTTTGCTGCAGTTCCTGCGCAGAGGCCATGCCCGTTTGCTGGGCTTCCAGCCCCAGAGCCTGCGCGCTTTTTTCAAGCGGCTTGCCGAGGATGTTGTCTTCAATGAGGTTATCAAGAACATCGCGCAGTTTGTCTGCGCCCTGTTCTTTGGCAATGGCCTTGCGCACATCGGCGGCAACGCTGGCAAAGGGCTGCGTATCGCCGCCCTTCTTTTCCTCCACCTTGATGATGTGCAGACCGAACTGACTGCGCACAGGTGCGGAAACCTTGCCGGGCTCAAGGGCAAAGGCCGTGTCTTCAAAAGGCTTGACCGTGGTGCCGCGCTTGATCCAGCCAAGCTCGCCGCCGGGGCCGGCAGCATTGGGACCATTGTGGGCATTGGCCACTTCGGCAAAGCTTTTGCCGCTCTTGAGTTCTTTTTCAATGGCCGCAGCAGATTCCTGGGCCTTCTTTACGTCCGCCTCGGCGGCGTCTTCGGCCAGCGGCACAAGAATATGAGAGGCCTTGACCTCTTCCTGCTGGTTGAAGCGGGAGAGATTGGCATCGTACCACTTGCGGGCGTCAGCCTCGCTGATGGCTTCGGGCTTGACCAGATTTTCTGGCGAAATACGAATGTAGGCCACGTCCACCTTGGGAGGAATGGCAAATTCAGCCTTGTGGCTGTCGTAATAGGCGGCTACTTCCGCATCCGAAGGCTTGGCGTTTGCCATGAAATCGGCAGCAGGAATAAAGATGTAGTCAGGCACCCGCTGTTCACGCAGAAAGTTGTAGCGGTTCTGGGCTTCGGCAGGGTCATGCCACGCTGCGGCAGTGACCAGGGCAAAGAGTTTCTGCCGCAGCAGGTCTTCGCTCATGTCGTGCTCGTACTGCGCGGGCGAAATGCGCTGCATCTGCAAAACGCGCTTGTACGCTTCGGGATCAAACTGCCCCTTGGCGTTCTGGAAGGCCGGAATCTGGCCCACGGCAATGCGCAGCTCAAGCGGCGTCACGGTAATGCCCGCGCTGGCAGCTTCCTGACGCACGAGAGTCTGGCTGACCAGATCACGCAGCACCTGACGGCCAAGGCCCTGACGAACCTGCTCGCGCGTTGCGCCGGGGTTGTTGCGCATCACGGATTCTTCCGCATTGCGATAGGCGAGTTCAAAATCACGCACGGTAATGGGCTCGCTGTTAACCATGGCGACCACATTGCCCGCGCCCCGGTCTTTCATACTGCCCACGCCCCAGAAAACAAAGACAAGGATAATGAGGCCAAAAGCCAGTTTGACGCCAAGAGACTGCGAATTGGAACGGATATACTCAAGCATGCTTACTCCGAGATGCGGTATTTCCCAAAAGATAGGGAGGCATCATAAGCGCAAACTGTGGGAAACTCAACAACAGGAACAGTACGAAAGAAAATAGCCACCTACCGGCTTGCGGCACAGAGGCCGGAGAGCAAAAACGTTACCTGTCCATGCCCAGCTTGCGCATCCTGTGTTGCAGGGTAGAGCGCGGCACGCCCAGCAGCACCGCCGCTCCTCGCGGCCCCGAAATTCGCCCGCCGGACTGGCGCAACGCCCGTTCAATATGGGCACGCTCATTTTCTTCAAGTGTGGGGAGGCGCTCCGGGGCTGTCGCCTGCACGCTGCCTGGGCCGCCAGATACCGGGGCAGCAACGCTCCCGGAAATTTCGCCCACCTCAGAAACTGCTGACTCGCAAGGCTGTTTTTCCGCTGTTTCAGGTTCCCACTGGTGCAGGGCCTCCAGGACAAAATCCTCCGTGACAGCCGAATCCAGCGAATGAAGCAGCATACGGCTCACCACATTGCGCAGTTCACGGATATTGCCGGGCCATGAGTGCCCGTGCAGTGCCTGCACCACGGAACGGCTCAGCCGGGGAGGGCGTATTTCGTATTCCTTGGCGAACTGATGGATAAAATGATCCACAAACAGGGGAATGTCGCTTTTGCGCTCCCGCAGCGAGGGCATACGCACAACCACAGATCCGAGCCGGTAGTACAGATCCCGCCGCAGACGCCCCTCGGCCATGGCTGCTGCCAGATCAATATTGGTGGCTGAAATTACGCGGATGTCCACGCCCGTGGATTCAGCCTCGCCCACGCGCTCAAAGGAATTTTCTTCCATGACCAGTAGCAGTTTGCTCTGCATTTCCGGCGCAAGTTCGCCAATTTCATCCAGAAACAGGGTTCCGTGCTGGGCCAGTTCAATACGGCCAATGCGCTTGGCTGTGGCCCCGGTAAAAGCACCCTTTGCATAGCCGAACATTTCGCTTTCAAAAAGCGTGGGGGCGATGGAAGGGCAGTTGACCTTGACGAAGTTTTCTTCCCGCCGCGGGCTGTGACGGTGCAGCCAGCGCGCCAGCATGCTTTTGCCCGTGCCTGTCTCTCCGGTGATGAGCACGGGAATATTCAGCTTTGCAACTTTGCGCACCACAGCCATTGTACGCACCATGGGCGGCGTCTCGAGCAGCTTGGTTTCCAGTAGAATACTGCTTGAGTCATCCTGTATTTTGCCGGAATGCTCCGTCACAGGTCTTACCTTTGCCGTTCGTTCCTCAGCCAGAACTGCGAACAGAAAAGCCGTAAGCACTGGTGTAAGTTCAATGAGGAAGTTCAGAATCTCAACAATATTATCAGGCTGTTTTACAAAAGAAACGTGCAGCGTGCCAATGACCTCGCGGTTGATGATCAGGGGCAGGGCAATAGTTGCGTTAAGGCCCACTGACGAGAGCGGCATGGGGCCATCACCCAGATTATGCACAGAAAGATCATTAATAACAACAGGTTTGCGCGAGGATATGGCAAGACCTGCCACCGTATTGCGCGCTATGCGAGTATTTGAAAGTGATTCTACTACGGTTCCATCCGCAGCGGTGAACAGGTTCAGAAATTCCCTTTCAGCGTCATAAAGATTAATACAAAACCTGTCGTAGTGAAAAAGTTCACGAATCTGTTTTGATAAAATTTGAAAAAAAGCGTTCCTGTCGATTTTTCCTGCCACAATGCGGGCCAGATGGTGAACAACCTGTCCTACAGTGAGAGAGGGATTGCTCAACCCCTTGGGTGTAATTGTATATTTCATAGTAACCGCCTGTATTTGGGCAATTTTGTGCCCAAATATAATCAATTTTACCAACAAATCAAAGCTTTCACTGGTTGTTCAATCAAGTTTGTGAAAATAAATCCATTATTCTCGCAGGATACCGAGCAACACATTTTTTGGCACACCAATTGCTCTATACCCTACAGCAAGGCTTAAAGGCACAAAATATTATTGGTATTTATGTGTGGATATACAATATACCACAGATACAAAACTAATAATTTTGCAAAATATACTCTTGTTTTGCTCATGCTGCCATTAAGTTTTTGCCTGAAAAAACTTTTTTATAGCAATGTTATTAAAGGAGAGCGGTATGGTAACCCATTTTGTGGTTCACGAACCCGGCGACAGCGTCGGTGTTATCGTTGTCGAAGGGGTGAAGAAAGGCGACAAGCTCAATGGCTGGGTCATGGACGGAAACCAGAGCATTGACTTTGAAACGCTGAACGACATTCCGATCGGCCACAAGATTGCCCTTAAGGATATGGCTGTGGGCGACACCGTCATCAAGTACGGCACCGACATTGGCAAGGTTGTGCAGCCCATCA
Protein-coding sequences here:
- a CDS encoding SurA N-terminal domain-containing protein: MLEYIRSNSQSLGVKLAFGLIILVFVFWGVGSMKDRGAGNVVAMVNSEPITVRDFELAYRNAEESVMRNNPGATREQVRQGLGRQVLRDLVSQTLVRQEAASAGITVTPLELRIAVGQIPAFQNAKGQFDPEAYKRVLQMQRISPAQYEHDMSEDLLRQKLFALVTAAAWHDPAEAQNRYNFLREQRVPDYIFIPAADFMANAKPSDAEVAAYYDSHKAEFAIPPKVDVAYIRISPENLVKPEAISEADARKWYDANLSRFNQQEEVKASHILVPLAEDAAEADVKKAQESAAAIEKELKSGKSFAEVANAHNGPNAAGPGGELGWIKRGTTVKPFEDTAFALEPGKVSAPVRSQFGLHIIKVEEKKGGDTQPFASVAADVRKAIAKEQGADKLRDVLDNLIEDNILGKPLEKSAQALGLEAQQTGMASAQELQQKMGINAEAAASLEKTPANSPVDRALEAGDAYVVARVLKAVPASTAPLETVKDKITARLQGEKALAEAMRAATERRKNLADGPINPTVKTGMGIKTANPMDRSGTLAEFGADPELAAALFHAKVGQWLPAAFAVNSPKDGQGAVLVHVGAVQPPDPAEWDMIKDIMVNAVERERLQGMYETFMQRLLSTAKVEVHNMDIVDRKNM
- a CDS encoding sigma-54-dependent Fis family transcriptional regulator, which codes for MKYTITPKGLSNPSLTVGQVVHHLARIVAGKIDRNAFFQILSKQIRELFHYDRFCINLYDAEREFLNLFTAADGTVVESLSNTRIARNTVAGLAISSRKPVVINDLSVHNLGDGPMPLSSVGLNATIALPLIINREVIGTLHVSFVKQPDNIVEILNFLIELTPVLTAFLFAVLAEERTAKVRPVTEHSGKIQDDSSSILLETKLLETPPMVRTMAVVRKVAKLNIPVLITGETGTGKSMLARWLHRHSPRREENFVKVNCPSIAPTLFESEMFGYAKGAFTGATAKRIGRIELAQHGTLFLDEIGELAPEMQSKLLLVMEENSFERVGEAESTGVDIRVISATNIDLAAAMAEGRLRRDLYYRLGSVVVRMPSLRERKSDIPLFVDHFIHQFAKEYEIRPPRLSRSVVQALHGHSWPGNIRELRNVVSRMLLHSLDSAVTEDFVLEALHQWEPETAEKQPCESAVSEVGEISGSVAAPVSGGPGSVQATAPERLPTLEENERAHIERALRQSGGRISGPRGAAVLLGVPRSTLQHRMRKLGMDR
- a CDS encoding UxaA family hydrolase, whose translation is MVTHFVVHEPGDSVGVIVVEGVKKGDKLNGWVMDGNQSIDFETLNDIPIGHKIALKDMAVGDTVIKYGTDIGKVVQPIKRGEHLHVHNVKTKRW